One Setaria italica strain Yugu1 chromosome I, Setaria_italica_v2.0, whole genome shotgun sequence DNA window includes the following coding sequences:
- the LOC101763286 gene encoding G-type lectin S-receptor-like serine/threonine-protein kinase SD2-5, with product MSSSSTKKPAMLGVERLLLLFMLSIPISQAWSIDYPSPIANLPSLWTNNEATIPYNTTYDDGSTIRAILVRQKPAGFGPSFGCGFICTAPCNVFLFAVFFMSIGDASNSAFNATATPRVVWTANRYRPVKENASVQFTKDGNLILRDFDGSLVWSTNTTGSPVVGMNLAETGNLILFNVMGKTLWESFVHPTDTLLIGQSLWQGKRLSSTSSVTNSTQGQFYLTVLDNGLYAFINADPPQLYYQKNFNITGAIVQSKTNISSDQVKNSTAYISFLQGSLSAFLRFNSTDIKLFDISLPLPSSTQFMSLEDDGHLRVYGWNGISWKTLADVLHVYPDECAYPTVCGEYGICSQGQCSCPSGNIDDDLFHQLDDRQPNLGCSLATPLSCDMIQYHKLIALPNVTYFNFAYNWTTDEESCKEACLKTCSCKAVFFRHQNVSNGSCFLVPKIFSLMNYQPEVVGYNLSAYVKVQMLPPSSSKKINPTAYHIGVPVLVAVVCLLILMIRRIIVKRMEEDDPFKGVAGMPTRFSYKQLREATNNFSKKLGQGGFGPVYEGKLGNVKIAVKCLRDIGHGKEEFMAEVITIGSIHHINLVRLIGYCSDKFHRLLVYEHMSNGSLDKWIVRKNQSGSLSWATRYKIILDIAKGLAYLHEECRQKIAHLDIKPGNILLDEKFNAKISDFGLAKLIDRDQSHVMTKIRGTRGYLAPEWLSSTITEKADIYSFGVVVLEIVSGRRNLENNQPEGSNNLINILQEKIKIGQVLDIVSNQDEDIQLHGSEMTEVIKLAIWCLQRDCGKRPAMSQVVKVLEGNMETESTSGYAATARDDICDASSPLSPVPVSAR from the coding sequence ATGTCCAGTTCAAGTACTAAGAAACCTGCCATGCTTGGAGTTGAAAGATTGCTACTCCTCTTCATGCTGTCCATTCCAATCTCCCAAGCTTGGTCCATTGATTACCCTAGCCCCATTGCCAACCTTCCTTCTCTTTGGACCAACAATGAAGCTACTATCCCCTACAATACAACCTACGATGATGGTTCCACGATCAGAGCCATTCTTGTCAGGCAGAAGCCTGCCGGGTTTGGTCCATCCTTCGGCTGCGGCTTCATCTGCACTGCTCCCTGCAATGTCTTCCTCTTTGCAGTTTTCTTCATGTCCATTGGTGATGCAAGCAATTCTGCCTTCAATGCAACAGCCACGCCAAGGGTCGTGTGGACAGCTAACAGATACCGTCCTGTGAAGGAGAATGCATCAGTGCAGTTTACCAAGGATGGAAATCTCATTCTCAGAGACTTCGATGGTTCGTTAGTCTGGTCCACGAATACAACAGGAAGCCCTGTTGTCGGCATGAATCTTGCTGAGACTGGGAATCTGATTCTCTTCAACGTGATGGGGAAGACGTTATGGGAATCATTTGTGCACCCAACTGACACACTCCTCATTGGACAGTCATTGTGGCAAGGGAAGAGGCTTAGCTCCACTTCCTCGGTGACAAATAGTACTCAAGGTCAGTTTTACCTCACCGTGCTCGACAATGGCCTCTATGCTTTCATTAATGCAGATCCTCCACAGCTCTATTATCAGAAAAACTTTAATATTACTGGTGCAATAGTTCAATCAAAGACGAACATATCCTCTGATCAAGTGAAGAATAGTACGGCTTACATTTCCTTCTTACAAGGGAGCTTATCAGCATTTCTCAGGTTCAACAGCACAGATATCAAGTTATTCGATATCTCGCTGCCTTTGCCATCATCGACACAATTCATGAGCCTTGAGGATGATGGGCACCTGAGAGTTTATGGATGGAACGGTATTTCATGGAAAACTCTTGCTGATGTTCTGCATGTGTATCCTGATGAATGTGCATACCCTACAGTATGTGGAGAATATGGAATCTGTTCACAAGGACAATGCAGTTGCCCAAGTGGAAATATTGATGATGACCTTTTCCATCAGTTGGATGACCGGCAACCTAACCTGGGCTGCTCCCTAGCAACCCCTCTGTCCTGTGACATGATCCAATATCATAAGCTTATAGCACTGCCAAATGTCACGTACTTCAATTTTGCATATAATTGGACAACAGATGAAGAAAGCTGCAAGGAGGCATGCTTGAAGACCTGTTCATGCAAGGCAGTCTTTTTCCGGCATCAAAATGTCTCTAATGGTTCCTGCTTTCTAGTGCCAAAGATTTTCTCACTCATGAATTACCAGCCAGAAGTAGTTGGATATAATTTATCTGCATATGTCAAGGTGCAGATGTTACCACCATCATCAAGTAAGAAAATAAATCCAACTGCTTACCACATCGGTGTTCCTGTTCTAGTTGCAGTCGTCTGCCTACTCATTCTCATGATCAGAAGAATAATAGTGAAGAGGATGGAAGAGGATGATCCATTTAAAGGAGTGGCTGGGATGCCTACACGGTTCTCCTACAAACAGCTGAGAGAAGCAACTAATAACTTCAGCAAAAAGCTGGGACAAGGAGGATTCGGGCCAGTATATGAGGGAAAACTTGGAAATGTCAAGATTGCTGTCAAATGCTTGCGTGACATTGGCCATGgaaaggaagaattcatggccGAAGTCATCACCATTGGTAGCATCCATCATATTAATCTTGTCAGATTGATTGGGTACTGCTCCGACAAATTCCACAGGCTCCTTGTGTATGAGCATATGAGCAACGGGTCTCTGGATAAATGGATCGTCAGAAAGAACCAAAGTGGTTCACTCAGTTGGGCAACTCGATATAAAATTATCCTAGACATTGCAAAGGGCTTGGCCTACCTTCATGAAGAATGCCGCCAGAAGATTGCTCACCTTGATATCAAGCCGGGAAATATCCTCCTTGATGAGAAGTTCAATGCAAAGATCTCCGACTTCGGTTTAGCAAAGCTGATTGATAGGGACCAAAGCCATGTGATGACCAAAATCAGGGGAACAAGGGGTTATCTAGCACCAGAATGGCTGTCATCAACAATTACTGAGAAGGCTGATATTTACAGCTTTGGTGTAGTTGTGCTGGAAATAGTGAGTGGAAGGAGAAACCTGGAAAACAATCAGCCTGAAGGAAGCAATAATCTAATTAATATACTGCAAGAGAAAATCAAGATCGGGCAAGTTCTGGATATAGTCAGCAATCAGGATGAAGATATCCAGTTACATGGATCTGAAATGACAGAAGTAATCAAGCTAGCTATCTGGTGCTTGCAGCGCGACTGCGGTAAACGACCAGCCATGTCGCAGGTTGTGAAGGTCTTGGAAGGTAATATGGAAACAGAAAGCACTTCAGGCTATGCAGCAACAGCCAGAGATGATATCTGTGATGCTTCATCCCCTTTGTCCCCAGTGCCGGTGTCTGCAAGATGA